The DNA region ACATATTGAATTCTTTCTTTTTTATTAAAATCACAAACAGCAATAACAGGGCTTTTTTTAGATTTTATCCTATTGGAATATTCCTCTAAATTAAAAGCATTTACCAAAAGTCTACCATTTAAAAAGCTAAATGCCCCACTTCCAACACCCACATACTCAGCATTTGAGCCAACATACTCATCAACTAAATTTGAACTTTGTTTAGAAAATGCCCAAGCGTTACTTGCGTGATAATGTTTAAATTCTTCTTTTATGATTTTGTAAAATTCCCACTCTCTATCATCATCACTAACTCCCAAAGTTTTAGCAATTGCCTCTCTCGTGATAGGAGATTTCATTAATGGATAAAATGTAATTTGCTGTGGAGCAAGTTTTTTAGCTATATTTATATCACTTAAAAGTTGTTCTTTTGTTTGAAATGGAAAATTAAAAATTAAATCCAAACTTAAAGTTGGAAGAATATCAATCGCACGACTTAATTTCTCTATTAAAACCTCTTGTGATCCAAATTTATTATATCTTGAAACTTTTTTTAATATATCATTATCAAAGCTTTGAACTCCAACACTTAGTCTATCAATATAACCTTTAAATCTTTCTAAGGTTTTTGGCTCAATGTGGTTTGGATCACTTTCTGATGAAATCTCTTCTATGCTAAAAAGTTTTTTTGCTAAATCTAGCGTTTTTAAAAGCTCATCTTCATCTATTAAGGTAGTTCCGCCACCCACATACATCGAAGTAAAATCATAACCAGCTTCTTTTATTTGCTTTAACTCTTGTCTTAAATTTACAAAATAATCTTTGCATAAATTTGCTTCAAATTTGTATTTGTGAAATGAACAATATGGACAAAAAACATGGCAAAATGGCACATGTGCATAAAGCATATATTTTTTATCTTTACTTGGAATTTTTTCTATATTTTCATTTGTAATGTCTATGTTTAGGCTTTTGTAAAGAGCTTTTTGCATTTTATTATGTGCGTAATTTACAGCTTTTTCCTGTGCAAAATTTAATAACATTTCTTAAAGTCCTCTTGATAATATAATTAATTTAATTTGTTAAGTTTAGCATAATAAAATTAAGGTTTTATTAACAAATAACGATAGATAAAACAAATTTATCTATCTATTTTTTAAAAAATTTTCTATATTTAAAGATATTTTTTTAATAAGCAAATCTCTAGCCGTTTTACTTCCCCATGCCACATGCGGAGTTATTAAAACATTATTTTTATTTTTTACATTTAAAAGCGGATGATTTTTAATCATTGGCTCAACTTCAAGCACGTCCAAAATAGCTTTTATATCTTTTTCATCAACCGCCTTAGCAAGAGCTTTTTCATCAACTATTCCACCTCTTCCAAAGTTCATTAAAAC from Campylobacter ureolyticus includes:
- a CDS encoding coproporphyrinogen III oxidase family protein — its product is MLLNFAQEKAVNYAHNKMQKALYKSLNIDITNENIEKIPSKDKKYMLYAHVPFCHVFCPYCSFHKYKFEANLCKDYFVNLRQELKQIKEAGYDFTSMYVGGGTTLIDEDELLKTLDLAKKLFSIEEISSESDPNHIEPKTLERFKGYIDRLSVGVQSFDNDILKKVSRYNKFGSQEVLIEKLSRAIDILPTLSLDLIFNFPFQTKEQLLSDINIAKKLAPQQITFYPLMKSPITREAIAKTLGVSDDDREWEFYKIIKEEFKHYHASNAWAFSKQSSNLVDEYVGSNAEYVGVGSGAFSFLNGRLLVNAFNLEEYSNRIKSKKSPVIAVCDFNKKERIQYVFLTKLFDGSVDIASFNAQNETNIKKELFLEINLLKLVNAIYEENGVIKPTEFGSYLAMVLMKEFYTGMDKVRAAFRDDAKVKSSKKLRVMEYDNDLKVGEDKIATA